The Synechococcus sp. MU1643 genome contains a region encoding:
- the tsf gene encoding translation elongation factor Ts: MAAAVSAKLVKELRDKTGAGMMDCKKALAATEGDADKAVEWLRQKGIASAEKKSGRTAAEGAIGSYIHTGARVGVLVEVNCETDFVARGDMFQSLLRDVSMQVAACPNVEYVTTDEIPDEIREREKAIEMGRDDLEGKPEQMKEKIVEGRIGKRLKELALMEQPFIKDSSITVADLVKQTAGKIGENVKVRRFTRYTLGEGIELEDNDFAAEVASMQNAG; encoded by the coding sequence ATGGCTGCTGCCGTATCCGCCAAGCTTGTCAAAGAACTGCGCGACAAGACCGGCGCAGGGATGATGGATTGCAAAAAGGCCCTGGCCGCCACGGAAGGCGATGCCGACAAGGCCGTTGAGTGGCTCCGCCAGAAAGGCATCGCCAGCGCTGAAAAGAAATCCGGTCGCACCGCCGCCGAGGGCGCCATCGGCAGCTACATCCACACCGGTGCCCGTGTGGGTGTGCTGGTTGAGGTGAACTGCGAAACCGACTTCGTGGCACGGGGCGACATGTTCCAGTCGCTTCTGCGTGATGTCTCCATGCAGGTGGCGGCATGCCCCAACGTCGAGTACGTCACCACCGACGAGATCCCCGACGAGATCCGTGAGCGGGAAAAGGCAATCGAGATGGGTCGTGACGATCTCGAGGGCAAGCCTGAGCAGATGAAGGAAAAGATCGTTGAAGGTCGCATTGGCAAGCGCCTCAAGGAACTCGCCCTGATGGAGCAGCCCTTCATCAAGGACAGCTCCATCACCGTTGCTGACCTGGTGAAGCAAACCGCCGGCAAGATCGGCGAGAATGTGAAAGTTCGTCGTTTCACTCGTTACACCTTGGGTGAGGGCATCGAGTTGGAAGACAACGATTTCGCTGCTGAAGTGGCTTCCATGCAGAACGCCGGCTGA
- the rpsB gene encoding 30S ribosomal protein S2 has protein sequence MAVVTLAEMMEAGAHFGHQTRRWNPKMSRYIYCARNGVHIIDLVQTAVCMNNAYKWTRSAARSGKRFLFVGTKKQASEVVALEAARCGASYVNQRWLGGMLTNWTTMKARIDRLKDLERMESSGAIAMRPKKEGAVLRRELERLQKYLGGLKNMRRLPDVVVLVDQRRESNAVLEARKLDIPLVSMLDTNCDPDLCEVPIPCNDDAVRSVQLILGRLADAINEGRHGSNDQRGGDSEG, from the coding sequence ATGGCTGTCGTAACCCTCGCCGAGATGATGGAGGCTGGTGCCCACTTTGGGCACCAGACCCGTCGTTGGAACCCCAAGATGTCGCGTTACATCTATTGCGCGCGCAACGGCGTTCACATCATCGACCTCGTGCAGACCGCCGTCTGCATGAACAACGCCTACAAGTGGACTCGTTCTGCTGCCCGAAGCGGCAAGCGTTTTCTTTTCGTCGGTACCAAGAAGCAAGCCTCTGAAGTGGTGGCGCTTGAAGCCGCCCGCTGCGGAGCCTCCTACGTAAACCAGCGCTGGTTGGGCGGCATGCTCACCAACTGGACCACCATGAAGGCCCGGATCGACCGTCTTAAGGATCTAGAGCGGATGGAGTCCAGTGGCGCTATCGCCATGCGCCCCAAGAAAGAGGGTGCGGTGCTGCGTCGTGAACTCGAGCGTCTCCAGAAGTATCTGGGTGGCCTCAAGAACATGCGTCGCTTGCCTGATGTGGTGGTCCTAGTGGACCAGCGTCGTGAATCGAATGCCGTGCTCGAAGCCCGCAAGCTCGACATCCCCCTGGTTTCCATGCTGGATACCAACTGCGATCCGGACCTCTGTGAGGTTCCCATTCCCTGCAACGACGACGCCGTTCGTTCTGTGCAGCTGATCCTGGGTCGTTTGGCCGATGCGATCAATGAGGGTCGCCATGGCTCTAACGATCAGCGTGGTGGTGACAGCGAAGGCTGA
- a CDS encoding glycosyltransferase family 2 protein: MFVSVVIPTYNRRPILEKCLSVLEDQQLAGAVQDYEVVVVDDGSSDGTPSWLREQAIRFPHVRLIEQEHGGPAEGRNRGVDHARGDVIVFIDSDLVVTETFLATHARALKQCWHRRGDRLCFTYGAVINTANFEAPCSERHKLRDLSWAYFATGNVAIDREVLERSGLFDTGFRLYGWEDLELGERLRRMGVELVKCPAAVGYHWHPALTLDQIPRLVEVEGERARMGLVFYRKHPTKRVRLIIQFTWFHRILWEVLNLGGLINPSSLRPLLRWLIRHGYPGTAMELLRLPLNRIGVRALFREARAAGLR; the protein is encoded by the coding sequence ATGTTCGTCAGCGTCGTTATTCCGACCTACAACCGACGCCCGATCCTCGAGAAATGCCTCTCGGTACTAGAAGATCAGCAGCTTGCTGGAGCTGTTCAGGACTACGAAGTCGTTGTGGTCGACGACGGTTCCAGCGATGGAACGCCGTCTTGGCTGAGGGAGCAAGCCATTCGTTTTCCCCATGTGCGCCTGATTGAGCAGGAGCACGGTGGTCCTGCGGAGGGGCGGAACCGCGGCGTGGATCACGCCCGTGGTGATGTGATCGTCTTCATCGACAGCGATCTGGTGGTCACAGAGACCTTTCTGGCCACCCATGCACGCGCGTTGAAGCAGTGCTGGCACCGGCGTGGTGATCGGCTCTGCTTCACCTATGGCGCTGTCATTAACACCGCCAACTTCGAAGCACCTTGCTCGGAACGCCACAAATTACGTGACTTGTCCTGGGCTTATTTCGCCACCGGGAATGTGGCCATTGATCGGGAGGTCCTGGAGCGTTCAGGCCTGTTCGATACCGGTTTTCGCCTCTACGGCTGGGAGGACCTGGAACTGGGTGAGCGCCTGCGGCGGATGGGAGTTGAGTTGGTGAAGTGTCCCGCCGCGGTCGGTTACCACTGGCACCCCGCCCTGACCCTCGACCAAATCCCCCGCCTTGTGGAAGTGGAGGGAGAACGGGCCCGTATGGGGCTTGTCTTCTACCGCAAACATCCAACCAAACGGGTGCGGCTGATCATCCAGTTCACCTGGTTCCATCGCATCCTTTGGGAAGTGCTCAACCTCGGCGGGCTCATCAATCCCTCCAGCCTTCGCCCGCTGCTCCGCTGGCTGATCCGGCATGGCTATCCGGGAACGGCGATGGAGCTGCTTCGTTTGCCCCTCAATCGCATTGGTGTCCGTGCCCTGTTCCGTGAAGCCAGAGCGGCGGGGCTTCGCTGA
- a CDS encoding DevA family ABC transporter ATP-binding protein encodes MAAVVVDNLTHAFGQGEMRREVLQNISFSIEPGEVVLLTGPSGCGKTTLLTLIGALRTVQQGQVSVLGQALDGAGRRRRQQVRRRIGMIFQGHNLLRCLTAEQNVQMGADLLPDLSYRARRDEARQWLRAVGLEDHMAKVPHDLSGGQKQRVAIARALAANPRLLLADEPTAALDSRTGREVVELLRRLAREQSCAVLMVTHDPRIVDVADRLLQMEDGQLMNAV; translated from the coding sequence ATGGCAGCTGTTGTTGTCGACAACCTCACCCATGCCTTCGGCCAAGGGGAGATGCGCCGCGAGGTTCTTCAGAACATCAGCTTCAGCATTGAGCCGGGCGAAGTGGTTTTGCTGACCGGTCCCTCCGGCTGTGGCAAGACAACGCTGCTCACTTTGATCGGCGCCTTGCGGACTGTTCAGCAGGGTCAGGTGTCGGTGCTTGGTCAAGCGCTTGATGGGGCCGGACGTCGGCGCCGCCAGCAGGTGCGCCGGCGCATTGGCATGATTTTTCAGGGCCACAACCTCCTGCGCTGCCTCACTGCAGAACAGAACGTGCAGATGGGAGCCGATCTTCTGCCTGATCTCAGCTACAGGGCTCGTCGGGATGAAGCCCGTCAGTGGCTTCGCGCCGTGGGTCTGGAGGACCACATGGCCAAAGTTCCTCACGATTTGTCCGGAGGCCAGAAGCAACGGGTCGCCATTGCCCGTGCCCTTGCCGCAAACCCTCGGCTGCTCCTTGCTGATGAACCCACCGCTGCATTGGACAGCCGCACGGGCCGTGAGGTGGTGGAGCTGCTTCGCCGACTGGCCCGTGAACAATCCTGTGCGGTGCTGATGGTGACCCATGACCCGCGCATCGTTGATGTCGCCGATCGCCTGCTCCAAATGGAGGATGGGCAGCTAATGAATGCTGTTTAG
- the devC gene encoding ABC transporter permease DevC, whose translation MNRFWRGRRIPLSWLLLTRQPVRLLVALAGISFAGILMFMQLGFRDGLFDASVTAHRLFDADVVLISPRSASSVSMEAFPRRRLIQTLADPDVEGVTPVHWGLMLWRNPETRRNRSILALGFNPEDPFFVDPSLAQKTDALKQKGRILFDQLSRPEFGPIADWYRDGRVVETEIAGNRVRVAGLVSLGTSFGADGNLLTSTETFLDLMPQKPPGAIEVGLVRLKPGADAEQVVSRLSQRLPKDASVLTKQGFIDFEQNYWKSSTSIGFIFTLGAAMGFVVGCVIVYQVLYTDVSDHLPEYATLMAMGYRLSHLLGVVVREGFYLAAMGYVPAYLAGQGLYWFVRDATKLPVGMDLSRALTVLVMILVMCMLSSLLAMRRLIDADPAEIF comes from the coding sequence ATGAACCGGTTCTGGCGGGGCCGTCGGATTCCCCTCTCCTGGCTGTTGCTGACGCGCCAGCCCGTTCGCTTGCTGGTGGCACTTGCTGGCATCAGCTTTGCGGGAATTCTGATGTTCATGCAGCTCGGATTCCGTGATGGCCTGTTTGATGCCAGCGTCACGGCGCACCGGCTGTTCGATGCCGATGTCGTTCTGATCAGTCCCCGCTCCGCCAGCTCCGTGAGCATGGAAGCCTTTCCAAGGCGGCGGCTGATTCAGACCCTGGCTGATCCCGATGTTGAGGGGGTGACCCCGGTGCACTGGGGGCTGATGCTCTGGCGCAACCCTGAAACGCGCCGCAACCGGTCGATTCTGGCCTTGGGCTTCAATCCCGAAGACCCCTTCTTTGTCGACCCCTCCCTGGCGCAGAAAACTGACGCTCTGAAGCAGAAAGGGCGGATCCTGTTTGATCAGCTTTCACGCCCTGAATTTGGACCGATTGCCGATTGGTATCGCGATGGCAGGGTGGTGGAAACCGAGATCGCTGGCAACCGTGTCAGGGTCGCGGGTCTGGTGAGCCTGGGCACCAGTTTTGGTGCCGATGGCAACCTGCTCACGAGCACCGAGACGTTCCTCGATCTGATGCCTCAGAAGCCGCCTGGGGCGATCGAAGTGGGTCTGGTGCGGTTGAAGCCAGGAGCGGATGCTGAGCAGGTGGTGTCCCGATTAAGCCAGCGACTGCCTAAGGATGCTTCGGTGCTGACCAAGCAAGGCTTCATCGATTTCGAGCAGAACTACTGGAAGAGCAGCACCTCCATCGGTTTCATCTTCACCCTCGGTGCTGCCATGGGCTTCGTGGTGGGCTGTGTGATCGTCTACCAGGTGCTCTACACCGATGTGAGTGATCACCTGCCGGAGTATGCCACCTTGATGGCGATGGGCTATCGCCTCAGTCATCTGTTGGGGGTGGTGGTCCGTGAGGGCTTCTACCTGGCGGCGATGGGGTATGTCCCCGCCTACCTGGCCGGTCAGGGTCTGTACTGGTTCGTTCGTGACGCCACCAAGCTGCCAGTCGGTATGGATCTTTCCCGGGCGTTGACCGTTCTGGTGATGATCTTGGTGATGTGCATGCTGTCGTCGCTCCTGGCAATGCGTCGTCTCATCGATGCAGACCCTGCGGAGATCTTCTGA
- a CDS encoding HlyD family efflux transporter periplasmic adaptor subunit yields MTPKRWSVLAGSLLIAVTGGWLLRPTPEPKQVEPAPARTVRPEAVAALGQLQPAGDIRNLAAPNAGMAGTPRVAVLKVNEGDQIKRGQVLASFDHRDGLLADLERVDAELRSLDQEIRLQAIEVERFSKAADWGAAELTLVDNKREELVRLEGRRDQALAERKGLQADLMLSELISPLDGVVLKLHARAGERPSAEGVMDVGANQAMQASIEVYESDISRVRPDQSVRLTSENGGFRGELLGSVLRISPQVEQRSVLSTDPTGDADARVVVVDVVLNPEDAAKVSRLAGLKVIARFDP; encoded by the coding sequence ATGACCCCCAAGCGCTGGTCTGTTCTGGCTGGGAGTTTGCTAATTGCTGTCACCGGCGGCTGGTTGCTGCGGCCGACGCCCGAACCCAAGCAGGTTGAACCGGCGCCTGCACGCACGGTTCGACCGGAAGCGGTTGCTGCCCTGGGGCAGCTGCAGCCGGCTGGGGACATCCGCAATCTGGCGGCACCCAATGCGGGAATGGCGGGGACACCCCGGGTGGCAGTCCTCAAGGTGAATGAGGGTGACCAGATCAAGCGGGGCCAGGTGTTGGCGTCGTTCGATCACCGTGATGGCCTCCTCGCTGATCTAGAGCGTGTCGACGCGGAACTGCGCAGCCTCGACCAGGAGATTCGTCTTCAGGCCATTGAGGTGGAGCGCTTCAGCAAAGCCGCTGATTGGGGTGCTGCCGAGTTGACTCTGGTGGACAACAAGCGTGAAGAGTTGGTGCGCCTTGAGGGAAGGCGGGATCAGGCCCTAGCGGAGCGCAAAGGGCTTCAGGCCGACCTAATGCTGAGCGAGCTGATCTCCCCCCTTGATGGTGTTGTGCTCAAGCTGCACGCCCGTGCAGGCGAGCGCCCTAGTGCGGAGGGGGTGATGGATGTGGGGGCCAACCAGGCGATGCAGGCCAGCATCGAGGTTTACGAATCCGACATCTCCCGAGTCCGCCCCGACCAGTCTGTACGCCTCACCAGCGAGAACGGTGGTTTCCGCGGTGAACTCCTCGGTAGCGTTTTGCGCATCAGCCCGCAGGTTGAACAACGGTCTGTTCTCTCCACAGATCCCACCGGCGATGCCGACGCCCGCGTTGTGGTGGTTGATGTGGTGCTCAACCCTGAAGATGCCGCCAAGGTCAGCCGTCTGGCTGGTTTGAAGGTGATCGCCCGCTTCGATCCATGA
- a CDS encoding phycocyanobilin:ferredoxin oxidoreductase translates to MQPKPLALPPGQHPLVHALAASIRSAWAGLPGLEILSCDEDLRFIQGQLDGEGLSIGNELFRCIGLRKLHLEVARLGNGLQILHSVWFPDPHYDLPIFGADIVTGPAGVSAAIVDLSPTSDALPEQLIKRLEAKPWPAFRQVRDLPAWGSLIFSNKVCFIRPDGADEEAAFLELVSHYLQVMATSVMEATPEPSKALTTVRRYEGQLNYCLQQKRNDKTRRVLEKAFDSAWADRYIDMLLFDNPPEL, encoded by the coding sequence ATGCAGCCCAAGCCGCTGGCGCTACCGCCAGGACAGCACCCCCTTGTTCATGCCTTGGCGGCGTCGATCCGTAGTGCCTGGGCGGGATTGCCCGGATTGGAGATCCTTTCCTGCGATGAGGATTTGCGTTTCATCCAGGGGCAACTCGATGGTGAAGGCCTATCGATCGGCAACGAGCTTTTTCGCTGCATCGGTCTTCGCAAACTTCATTTGGAGGTCGCGCGACTCGGCAACGGACTTCAGATCCTCCACAGCGTCTGGTTCCCCGATCCCCATTACGACCTGCCGATTTTCGGGGCAGACATCGTGACGGGCCCCGCTGGCGTTTCCGCCGCGATCGTCGATCTTTCCCCCACCTCCGATGCCCTGCCGGAGCAGTTGATTAAGCGGCTTGAGGCCAAACCCTGGCCGGCGTTCCGTCAGGTTCGGGACCTGCCGGCATGGGGATCACTCATCTTTTCGAACAAGGTGTGCTTCATCCGCCCCGATGGTGCTGACGAGGAAGCGGCCTTCTTGGAGTTGGTGAGCCACTACCTGCAGGTGATGGCCACCAGCGTGATGGAAGCGACTCCCGAACCGTCAAAGGCTCTCACTACAGTCCGCCGGTACGAGGGTCAGTTGAACTATTGCCTTCAGCAAAAACGCAACGACAAGACCCGCCGCGTGCTCGAGAAGGCCTTCGATTCCGCCTGGGCCGATCGCTACATCGACATGCTTCTGTTCGACAACCCACCGGAACTCTGA
- a CDS encoding pitrilysin family protein: protein MELCHAVLNLPFSGPPLDHWTLPNGVRCVSANMPDAPLTCLDLWCRAGSASEQPGEEGMAHFLEHMVFKGSERLAAGAFDEAIEALGGSSNAATGFDDVHFHVLTPPDRAREALDLLLELVLLPSLKRDGFNMERGVVLEEIAQYADQPNEQVLQLLLSKGCNQHPYGRPILGTPRSLEGMTPEAMRKFHQRQYRGSNCCLAMAGPASTELRSAVGSSALADLLDASDPSSPSSPLSVRPGRESVVVDRLESARLLMLWEAPQAQDQGGVMAADLATTLLGEGRRSRLVNRLREELQIVESVSMDLSVLEQGSLITLEVICPDEHLEAVEEEVNRQLRAMADELVSDQELKRGQQLVSNGLRYALESTGQVSGLSASQTLWDRLQDLLHPLAFLPPWTAERLRSDLFPRLQPEQAFVLTAQAKTENR, encoded by the coding sequence ATGGAACTTTGCCACGCAGTTCTGAACCTTCCGTTCTCCGGTCCCCCACTGGACCATTGGACCCTCCCCAACGGAGTGCGCTGCGTGTCGGCCAACATGCCGGATGCACCCCTGACCTGTCTCGATCTCTGGTGCCGTGCCGGCAGTGCCAGTGAACAGCCAGGGGAAGAGGGCATGGCCCATTTCCTGGAGCACATGGTGTTCAAGGGAAGTGAACGGCTGGCCGCGGGGGCGTTCGACGAGGCCATCGAAGCTCTGGGGGGCAGCAGCAATGCCGCAACAGGCTTTGATGACGTTCACTTCCACGTGCTGACACCGCCGGATCGAGCCCGCGAAGCGTTGGATCTGTTGCTCGAACTGGTGTTACTGCCAAGCCTCAAGCGAGACGGGTTCAACATGGAACGGGGGGTTGTGCTTGAGGAGATCGCTCAATACGCCGATCAACCCAATGAGCAGGTGCTGCAATTGCTGTTGAGCAAGGGATGCAACCAACACCCCTACGGCCGACCCATCCTGGGTACACCCCGCAGCCTGGAGGGCATGACGCCCGAAGCCATGCGGAAATTTCACCAGCGGCAATACCGAGGTTCCAATTGCTGCCTGGCGATGGCCGGGCCAGCATCAACTGAGCTACGCAGTGCCGTGGGGTCCTCGGCTCTGGCAGACCTCCTGGATGCCTCTGATCCGTCATCACCGTCATCCCCCCTGAGCGTGCGTCCTGGACGCGAGAGCGTTGTTGTAGACCGGCTCGAATCAGCTCGACTGCTGATGCTCTGGGAAGCACCCCAGGCCCAGGATCAGGGCGGAGTAATGGCGGCTGATCTCGCCACAACCCTTCTGGGGGAGGGACGACGCAGTCGTCTCGTGAACCGCTTAAGGGAGGAATTGCAGATCGTCGAAAGCGTATCTATGGACCTCTCGGTTCTAGAGCAGGGAAGCCTGATCACGCTGGAGGTGATCTGCCCTGACGAGCATCTGGAGGCTGTGGAAGAGGAAGTGAACCGGCAGTTACGTGCCATGGCAGATGAGCTCGTCAGCGATCAGGAACTGAAACGGGGCCAGCAGCTGGTGAGCAATGGACTTCGCTACGCCTTGGAATCGACGGGCCAGGTGTCTGGACTCAGCGCCAGCCAAACCCTCTGGGACCGTCTGCAAGATCTGCTCCACCCCCTGGCCTTCCTGCCGCCATGGACGGCAGAACGGCTTCGCTCAGACCTGTTCCCCAGGCTTCAACCCGAACAGGCGTTTGTGCTGACCGCCCAAGCCAAGACGGAGAACAGATGA
- a CDS encoding pitrilysin family protein: MSNPELLIEPVSSPGILAAKLLLPFGSADDPAETRGAHDLLASLLSRGCGQHNHVELADLVEGCGAGLRCDAQEDALVLSLRCTVEDAGQLLPLLAQMVRSPQLEPDQVALERSLTIQALQRQREDPFHCATTGWRQLTYGNGGYGHDPMGIAEELVDLDRKALLPLAERLAGASSVLALAGSVPPQIIDKIRSLEDFRDWPQGNSEDPSGRRPYAEAVGTETIQLEPMDTEQVVLMLGQATLGHGHPDELALRLLQCHLGVGMSSLLFQRLREDHGVAYDVAAHFPALTGPAPFVLMASSVEERSELALELLLNIWDELSEQPLSDAALELARAKYIGQLAQGLQTCSQRAERRVQLKAQGLADDHDQRCVEALAGLTPTDVRRAAKRWLSEPRLSLCGTSGALEQLARRWRRRAAA, translated from the coding sequence ATGAGCAACCCCGAACTACTGATCGAACCGGTCTCCAGCCCGGGGATTTTGGCCGCAAAACTGCTGCTTCCTTTTGGCAGCGCCGACGACCCTGCAGAAACACGGGGAGCCCATGACCTCCTGGCATCCCTGCTCAGCCGCGGCTGCGGCCAACACAACCACGTGGAACTAGCGGACCTTGTTGAGGGATGCGGAGCAGGTCTGCGCTGTGATGCCCAGGAGGACGCGCTTGTGCTGAGCCTGCGCTGCACGGTGGAAGACGCAGGGCAGCTTCTGCCCTTGTTGGCACAGATGGTTCGTTCCCCCCAGCTTGAGCCTGACCAGGTAGCCCTTGAACGTTCGCTCACGATTCAGGCCTTGCAACGGCAACGGGAGGACCCCTTCCATTGCGCCACGACCGGATGGAGGCAGCTCACCTATGGCAACGGGGGCTACGGCCACGACCCCATGGGCATCGCAGAGGAGCTGGTTGACCTTGATCGGAAAGCACTTCTTCCCCTAGCGGAACGGCTAGCCGGGGCATCGAGCGTTCTCGCCCTGGCGGGCAGCGTCCCACCCCAAATAATCGACAAGATTCGGTCGCTTGAGGACTTTCGCGACTGGCCTCAGGGGAACAGCGAAGATCCCTCAGGCCGCCGCCCCTACGCCGAAGCGGTTGGGACCGAAACGATCCAGCTCGAACCGATGGACACCGAACAGGTGGTTCTGATGCTTGGGCAAGCGACGCTGGGGCATGGCCACCCGGATGAACTGGCGCTGCGTTTGTTGCAGTGCCATCTGGGGGTGGGAATGTCGAGTCTGCTGTTCCAGCGTCTGCGGGAAGACCATGGCGTGGCCTACGACGTGGCAGCTCACTTCCCTGCCCTGACTGGGCCTGCGCCGTTTGTGCTGATGGCCTCCAGCGTTGAGGAGCGCTCAGAGCTCGCTCTGGAGTTGCTGCTGAACATCTGGGATGAGCTGAGTGAGCAACCCCTCAGTGATGCCGCACTCGAGCTCGCACGGGCCAAATACATCGGTCAGCTCGCCCAGGGGCTGCAGACCTGCTCCCAACGGGCGGAGCGGCGGGTTCAGCTGAAGGCACAAGGGTTGGCCGACGATCATGACCAGCGCTGTGTTGAGGCTCTCGCGGGGCTGACACCGACGGATGTGCGCCGGGCAGCCAAACGTTGGCTGAGCGAGCCACGACTCAGCCTGTGCGGAACCTCCGGTGCACTGGAGCAGCTCGCCCGGCGCTGGCGGCGCCGAGCTGCTGCCTAG
- a CDS encoding NAD(P)H dehydrogenase assembly family protein, producing the protein MTVSIGDRLRLSQQLQFLKSADPMPMLRPPDLVAVGEVGEVVALHPMDTVAVRFRRGTFLIPLDRLDAVDADEVD; encoded by the coding sequence ATGACGGTATCGATTGGTGATCGCCTGCGCCTGTCGCAGCAGCTTCAGTTCCTCAAGTCGGCGGATCCGATGCCGATGCTGCGACCGCCTGATCTGGTGGCGGTCGGTGAGGTGGGCGAGGTGGTTGCGCTTCATCCGATGGACACGGTTGCCGTGCGTTTTCGCCGAGGCACGTTTCTGATCCCCCTCGACCGGCTGGATGCGGTGGATGCCGATGAGGTGGACTAG
- a CDS encoding biotin transporter BioY: MRALASWCGALAGLLAILIGGLMPAALFLPAPDPIILPLPVTWQVPALLLSAMVSGPRAGVMAAVGYLSLGLFSLPVFHGGGGLSYVLEPGFGYLAGFVPAAWLTGRLAQQDGMDDLPRQSLCALAGLLVLQICGVLNLALGALLGRWALGFPELLMQFSIGPLPAQMLLCIGAGFLSVVLRRLLVIEP; the protein is encoded by the coding sequence GTGAGGGCTCTCGCCTCCTGGTGCGGTGCCCTGGCGGGTCTGCTGGCCATCCTGATCGGTGGTCTTATGCCGGCCGCGTTGTTCCTGCCTGCCCCCGACCCGATCATTCTTCCCCTGCCTGTCACCTGGCAGGTGCCGGCTCTGCTTCTCTCCGCCATGGTCAGTGGGCCGCGTGCTGGCGTGATGGCCGCTGTCGGCTATCTGTCTCTGGGATTGTTCAGTCTGCCGGTGTTCCATGGCGGTGGAGGGTTGAGCTACGTGCTTGAACCGGGTTTCGGCTATCTGGCGGGCTTCGTTCCCGCGGCCTGGCTCACCGGTCGACTGGCGCAGCAGGACGGGATGGATGACCTTCCCAGACAGTCGCTCTGCGCCCTTGCGGGACTGCTCGTTCTCCAGATCTGCGGGGTACTGAATCTCGCCCTAGGGGCTCTGTTAGGGCGATGGGCCCTTGGCTTCCCCGAGCTGCTGATGCAGTTTTCGATCGGTCCGCTACCGGCTCAAATGCTGCTCTGCATCGGTGCAGGATTCCTCTCGGTTGTGCTGCGCCGGTTGTTAGTTATCGAGCCATGA
- the lspA gene encoding signal peptidase II, with protein sequence MKRALPRRSTLLIALVIVVVDQLSKAAASSALQGSQSLPLLPHLLSLQLVHNTGAAFSVLQNSTVLLGLLSFVVGIGLILWIWRERVLPFWQALAAAALLGGTLGNGLDRWRLGHVVDFLALQPIDFPIFNGADVAINLAVLCFAIDLLTRRGDSSRG encoded by the coding sequence ATGAAGAGAGCACTTCCGCGTCGCTCAACCCTGCTGATTGCCCTGGTCATCGTGGTGGTGGATCAGCTGAGCAAGGCGGCTGCGTCCAGCGCTTTGCAAGGGAGCCAATCCCTACCCCTGCTGCCGCACCTGCTCTCCCTGCAATTGGTGCACAACACAGGCGCAGCCTTCAGTGTTTTACAGAACTCCACTGTTCTGCTTGGGCTGCTGAGCTTTGTTGTTGGCATTGGGCTGATCCTGTGGATCTGGCGTGAACGGGTGCTGCCGTTCTGGCAGGCCCTTGCCGCTGCGGCGCTTCTGGGCGGAACCCTGGGCAATGGTCTTGATCGTTGGCGTCTGGGCCACGTGGTGGATTTTCTGGCGCTCCAACCGATCGATTTCCCGATCTTCAATGGGGCGGATGTCGCCATCAATCTCGCGGTGCTCTGCTTTGCCATCGACCTCCTGACACGCCGGGGTGACAGCAGCCGTGGCTGA